The Aeromonas encheleia genomic sequence GGTGGTGCTTGCTCATCTCCTTGCGATAGGCGCGCTTGATGTCCTGATCGCTGTCGCTCTCGCTCACCCCCAGCAGCTGATAAGAATCCTTGAGACGATCCGCCGAGGGGGCCTCCTGCCGGTATTGCTGCTGCCCGCCGCCCTGCTGCTGGCGGTGGAAGAAGTTCATCTGTGCCTCGGCCATGGCCAGGATGCGCCCCAGCTCGATGCGGCTGAAGCCGAGCTCATCGGCGATGGTCTGCAGTATGGCACGCTCATCGGCCTCGACCCTGCCATCGGCGAAAGCGGCCTGCAGCTGCACCTCCAGGAAGAAGCGCAATATGTCGCGCTGGCCGAGGCTGGCGCGGCGAAACTCGGCCAGGGTCTCCCGCAGCGGGAAGCCGCTCTCCTTGCCCTGACGGAACGACTCTTGCGCCCGCACCCGCTGTTCGCCGGAGAGCCGCATCCTGTCCATCAGATTGGACGCGACCCGGATCTCATGCTCGGTGACCTGGCCGCTCGCCTTGGCGATGTGGCCCATGACGGCGAAGGTGGCGTGAAAGAACACCGCCTGCTGTTGCTGGCTGGGTGCACGCCGAAACGCTCCCTGGATACCCATGCCCCGATCGAAGCGATGACCGAGCCAGAGGCCGAGCAGGGCGCCGAAGATGTTGCCGAGCAGAAAACCGAAGAAGGCGCCAAGCACCTTACCCCAAATACGCATGGTTCAAGACCTCATGATGTTAATGAGTGCGTCCTTGCACTTGCAGTTGTTCATCCAGCTCGCGCAACCGATCGACGGTACCGATATCCCGCCATTCACCGGCCAGCAAGGCACCGCCGACCCGGCCTTGCGCCATCCAGTCGCGCAGCAGGGGCGCCAGTTTGCGCGCCCCGGTTGCCAGTCCGGCAAAGGCGGCGGGCCGATAGAGCCCGACGCCGCTGAAGGTCAGCGCCGGTGTATCCAGCACCCGGCCGGCTTGCAGGGAGAAATCGCCCTGAGGATGTTGCGTTGGATTAGGTACCAGCCAGAGGTGAGCCAGATCCTCCCCCAGCGGTTGGTTGACCAGGGTGCGATAATCCAGATCGAGCCAGGTATCGCCGTTGATCACCAGAAACGGCTCGGCGCCGAGCAGCGCCAATGCCTGCACTATGCCGCCGGCGGTCTCCAGCGCACTCGCTTCGGCCGACCACTGGATGCTCACCCCGAATTGGCTGCCGTCCCCCAGCGCCTCGAGCAGCTTGTGGCCGAGCCAGGCGTGGTTGATGACCAGTTCGGTCACCCCGGCCGCCTTGAGCTTCTCGATATGGTGCACGATGAGCGGCTTGCCCCCCACCGCCAGCAGCGGCTTGGGCAGCACGTCAGTCAGCGGGCGCATCCGCTCGCCACGGCCCGCGGCCAGGATCATCGCCTTCATGGCTGCTCCCCGGCGGCTCGTGCTTCTGCCACTTGGGCCAGGCCCGGCAGCACTATCTGCCGCAACCAGGCGCCGAAGCGGGCCAGCACCGGATAGTCGGCGCCGTGCAGCTCGCACACCTCCACCACATAGCCCAGAGTACGGGGGATATCCTTGAGGTAACCTGACTTGCCATCGCGATGATAGAGCCGGGTGAAGATGCCCGCCGCCTTCAGGTGGCGCTGCATACCGGTGAGATCGGCATGGCGACGGAAGCTGGCATAGTCGAGCCCGCCGAGCAGCCGGGCCTGACTCAGAACGTCGTAACCCTGGCGCATGCCCTGCTCGATCACCGCATCGGGCCAGCGCACGTAGCAATCCTTCAGCAGCGAGACGAGATCATAGCTGAGAGGGCCTATGACCATGTCCTGAAAATCGATGATGGCGAGGGTGCTGTCAGCCGGGGTCGGCTCGCCGCAGACCATCAGGTTGCGGCTGTGAAAGTCCCGGTGCATCACCCCCTGGGGCTGGGCCAGGTTGTTGGCGGTGAGGCAGGCGAAGGTATCGTCAAGCAGCTGTTGCTCGTCCCCGTTCAGGGCAAGCTGCAGGTGCTGACCAAGCAACCACTCGGGGAAGATGGCATCTTCACGGGCCATGAAGGCAGTATCAAACGGCTCAAGCGCCAGCTCGACCGCGCAGAGCCGGGGTAGCAGCGCTATGGCCTTGCCGTACCAGGCCTGCACGCTGTGCGCGTCAAGGCAGCCGATGAGCTGGGTATCGCCAAGGTCCGTCACCGCCAGCAGACCCTGCTCATAGTCCACCGCCCTGACCTCGGGGGCTAACAGTTCCATGGCGTGCAGGGCGGCGGCATTGCGGACGAATTCATGATTTTTTTCGGTTTTCGGATTAGCATCCACCCACACCAGGCCGCCGCCACGGAAGTAGCGGCGAAAACTGGCGTCACCGGAGATCAGGGTCAATTGAAGGTTGGCATCACCGGATATCCGGCGCGCCCATTGCAGTAACAGGGAATTGCGATCATGCATGAGTCGGGGACCAAATTGGAAAGCAGCACTTGGCTGTTAGCCCTGGCCGCAATAATGCTTTATCATTGCCGGCTAACATAAAGCAATGACATGCAATGTCAACTCGATGGATCCTGACATAAAATGCATGCCCTGAATCAACCGTTTTTACCACGGATTGCGCGAGCCTTTCACATGACAAAATGGACACTGGGATCTTCTTATCCCATCGCCCTGAGCATCAGCCTTGTTCCTGCCCTGAGTCCGATCATGGTGCAGGCTGCGCCACTCAACGCGCCACCGGCCACCGGGATCCTGAACAGCCTCTGTTATGACTATGTCCCCAAGATCGAGAAACCGAAGGCGGATCAGGATGCCAACGCCTTGCCGGTCGAGGTGGATGCCGATCGCCTGGAGGCCAAGCAGGGTGGCACCGCTGTCTATGAGGGTGACGTCAAGGTCCGTCAGGGCGTGCGCAAATTCGACTCCGACTATGCCCAACTGGATCAGAAGAGCCGGGATGTGATCGCCATCGGCAACATCTATTACAACGACGGCCAGATCACCGTCACCAGCGACAAGACCCTCAAATCCAACCTGGATACCAAGGATTCGGAGCTGGAAGAGGGCAAGTACCAGGTCCACGGCTCACCGGTGCGCGGCTTCGCCGACAAGGTGACCATGACCAACAACAACCAGAACATCACTCTGGAAGGGGCTCAGTACACCACCTGCCCACCTGGTCAGGAGGCCTGGACCCTGAAAGCGGGCAGCATCGATATCGATCAGACCGAGGTGTTTGGGGAGGCCTATAACGCAACCCTCTGGCTCTATGACTATCCGGTCTTCTACACCCCTTACATCAATTTCCCTATCAAGGATGAGCGCAAGACCGGCCTGCTTTACCCTTATTACAAGCAGAGTTCCGACAATGGCATGGAGATCACCCAGCCATTCTACTGGAACATAGCCCCCAACTACGACGCTACCATCACCCCCCGTTTCATGGACAGACGGGGCCTGATGAACCAGGTCGAGTTCCGCTACATGCCGGATCCAGCCCATGTCGGCAGCCTCTATTTCGAGAACCTGGACAACGACAAACAGTACGACGAGACGGCCAGTCTGCATGACAACCTGTCCGACGGGCATCGCTATCTGATCAATGCCCGCCACACCTCCATGTTCATCGACAATGCCCTGCGGGTGTCGGTGGACTACACCAAGGTGCGGGACAATGACTACAACTACTTCAACGACTTCGATCCCAGCGTGGGTACTCAGGTCGACAACCAGTTGCAGCAATCCTTGACGGCCGGTTACTTCCAGCAGAACTGGAACCTCAAAACTGAGGTTAGAACCTATCAGATCCTGCTGGCGGGGGCTCAACAGCCTCACTCCATGTTGCCGCGCATCGACCACAACTACTACCAGCAGGGCAACTGGTACGATCTGGCCTGGAACACCGAACTGACCAAGTTTGGCTATGACAACGACGAATCCACCATAGGTGAGGTCTACACAGGCACCCGTCTCTACACTGCGCCCACCCTGACGGTGCCGCTCATCAATGCTGCCGGTTACTATCTGGATAGCCAGTACAAGCTGATGTATACCCACTACAATCAGGAAGTACCGGATGCCAGCAAACTCACCGCCTACTACCGTGACCGAGGGTTGACCGAACTCGATGAGCAGGTCACCCGGGTACTACCCTCGGTTCGTCTCAAGGGCGGCCTCACCTTCGATCGCCAGCAGGATTGGTTTGGCGAGAGCGCCAGCCAGACCCTGGAGCCCGAGTTCCAATACCTCTATGTCCCCTACAAGGATCAGGACAACATAGGTATTTACGACTCCACCACCATGCGCCAGGACTACTACAGCCTGTTCAGTGACCGTCGTTACGCCGGTCTCGACCGCATCAGCGACTCCAACCGGCTCTCCCTCGGTCTCACCACCCGCATCTACGATCCGGCCGGTGATGAACGAATTCGGCTGGCCGTTGCCCAAGCATTCGACTTCGTGGCCCCCAAGGTCACGCTCTATCCCAGCGACGAAGCCAGCATCAATACCCGCTCCCCCCTGTCATTCGAAGGGGATGCCAAGATCAATGAACAGTGGTTTGCCCATGCCGGGGCACAATATGATATGGAGCAAAATCGTATCAGCTCGGCCAACAGCGCGCTGGAGTACCGCCGCGATAAGCTGATCAGCCAACTGAGCCATCGCTTTATCCGCGATGCCAACTACGACCTGGACAGCAAGGGCCAAGAGATCACAGACCTCAACCAGATCGGCATGCTGTTGACCACTCCGCTCAACGCTCAGTGGCGCCTCTATGGCGGTTACTATTACGAACTCGATCAAGGGGTCAAAGTGGATCGCAAGGTGGGACTGAAATATGACTCCTGCTGCTGGAGCATCAACTTCAACATGGAGTGGGTCAACGATCCGGATAACGTCAGTTACAAGCCCAGCTCCGAGCGCAGCCTGGGTATTCAGTTTGAAATGAAAGGATTGGGTAGCGTGGGTACCGGCTCCAAGGGCACCTCCCTTGACACCGAAGCACTGCCTTACATTCGTCCGTTTAACCTGCGAGACCAATAACCGGTCTGGCAAACGCCTTGAGAGATGGATATGAAGAAGACGTTGATTTCCCTGCTGACGGCAGGCCTGTTTGGAGTCATGAGCCAGGGTGCCCTCGCCGCCCCCGAGCTGGTGGACAAGGTGCTTGCCGTGGTCAACAAGGACGTGGTGCTGGCCAGCCAGCAGGAAGCCCTAGTGCAGAAGGTGAAGGCCTCCGCTCAGGAGAGCGGCCAGTCCCTGCCCGATGACGCCACCCTGCGCAAGCAGGCGCTGGACCGCCTGATCCAGGAGAGCCTGCAGCTGCAACTGGCGGATCGCCAGGGCCTCAAGATCAGCGATACCCAGCTGGAGCAGGCGATCCAGAGCATCGCCGCCGACAACAAGATGAACCTGGATCAGCTGCGTGCCCAGCTGGCCCGGGAGGGGATCTCCTATGCCCAGTACCGGGAAGAGGTACGCCGCGAGATCCTGATGAACGAGGTGCGTCGCAGCCAGGTTCGCCGTCGCATCAACATCTCCGAGCAGGAGGTGAAGCAGGTGGTCGAGGCGCTGCACAAGCAGGGCCAGCAGCAGACCGAGTTCCATGTCGGCCATATTCAGGTCTCCCTGCCGGACAACCCGAACGCCGAGCAGCTCAATGCCGCCAAGAGCAAGATTGAGCGCATCCTGGCCGCCCTGAAAGAGGGGGCCGACTTCCGCAAGCTGGCCATCGCCGAGAGCAACGGTCCCAAGGCGCTGGAAGGGGGTGACTGGGGCTGGATGAGCCCGCAGGAGATGCCGACGCTCATGGCCGAGGCGGTACAGGGTGCCAGCAAGGGGGACATCGTCGGCCCGCTGCGCTCCGGTGCCGGCCTGCACATCATCAAGATCTTCGACACCAAGGGTCAGCAGCAGGTCATGATCTCCGAGGTGCGCGCCCGCCACATCCTGATCAAACCCTCCATCATCCTGAGTGAGGAGAAGGCCAAGAGCACCCTGGACGGCATACTGCACGACATCAAGAGCGGCAAGGCCAGCTTCGCCAGCATGGCAGAGAAATACTCCGAAGATCCGGGCTCTGCGGTGCAAGGCGGGGAACTCGGCTGGTCCGACCCCAACGTCTATGTGCCGGAGTTCCGCGACATGGTCAACCGTCTCCAGCCGGGTGAGCTGAGCGAGCCGTTCCGTACCAGCCACGGCTGGCACATAGTGCAGCTGGAAGAGCGTCGCAGCCAGGACGCCACCGGCAAGGCCCAGGAGCAGCGCGCCTATCAGCTCATCTTCAACCGCCGTTTCACCGAAGAGTCACAGGCCTGGCTGGATGAACTGCGCGACGAAGCCTACATCCAGATCGAACCCAATTAATGGGCGATGAGCAGATGAACAGCCAGCATCCAGATCGAGTCCAAAAGCAGATGAGCTGTCGTCGTCTCGCCATCACGCCGGGTGAACCGGCGGGCATAGGTCCGGATCTGGTGCTGCAGATAGCCCAGCGGGATTGGCCCCATCAGCTGGTGGTGATCGCCGATCCCGCCCTGCTGCTGGCGCGGGCCGCCCTGCTGGGGCTGCCCATAGTGCTGGAACCCTATGATGCCAGCGCCCCTGCCCACCCGCAGCGGGCCGGCACCCTGACCCTCTGCCCAGTCGAACTCGGCGCCCCCGTGGTGCCGGGTGAGCTGGATGAGGACAACGGCGCCTATGTGCTGGCCACCCTGCAACGGGCCTGTGACGGCAACCTGAGCGGCGAGTTTGCCGCCGTGGTGACCGGCCCGGTGCACAAGGGGATCATCAACCAGGCCGGCGTCTCGTTCAGCGGCCACACCGAATTCTTCGCCCAGCAGTCAGGCACCGCCGACGTGGTGATGCTGCTGGCGACAGAGGGGCTGCGGGTGGCGCTGGCGACCACCCATATCCCGCTCGCCTATGTGGCCGGGGCCATCACCGAGGACCGCCTCGGCAAGGTGATCCGCATCCTGGATGCGGATCTCAGGACCAAGTTTGGCATCCAGCAGCCCCGTATTTACGTCTGCGGCCTCAATCCCCATGCCGGGGAAGGGGGCCATCTCGGTCGGGAAGAGATCGAGGTGATCGAACCCGCCCTGGCCGGCTTGCGCCAGGAGGGGATCGATCTGGTCGGCCCGCTGCCGGCCGATACTCTGTTCCAGGACAAATACCTCAAGGATGCGGATGCGGTACTCGCCATGTACCACGACCAGGGGCTGCCCGTGCTCAAATACAAGGGCTTCGGCAGTTCGGTCAATATCACCCTTGGACTCCCATTCATCCGCACTTCGGTGGATCACGGCACCGCTCTGGATCTGGCAGGCAAAGGCCTGGCGGACTCGGGGAGCCTGATCACCGCGATTAACCACGCCATTCAGATGGTAGAGAAAAAAAGCTATGAGCAGTAAGGTGCAGAGCAACAAGGTGCACATGGGCCACACGGCCCGTAAGCGTTTCGGTCAGAACTTCTTGCACGACCGTTATGTGATCGATCAGATAGTGGCCGCCATCAACCCGCAACCGGGTCAGAACCTGGTGGAGATCGGGCCGGGTCTGGCCGCGCTGACCGAGCCGGTCGCGTCCCAGATGGACAAGATGACGGTGGTCGAGCTGGACCGGGATCTCGCCGCGCGCCTGCGCGAGCACCCCACCCTCAAAGACAAACTGACGGTGATCGAGGCCGATGCCATGCGCTTCGACTTCGGCACCCTGATGGGGGAAGGCAAGGGACCGCTGCGCATCTTCGGCAACCTGCCCTACAACATCTCCACCCCGCTGATCTTCCACCTGTGCGAGTTTGCCGACCGGGTCGCAGACATGCACTTCATGCTGCAAAAAGAAGTGGTATTGCGGATGTGTGCTGGCCCTGGCAGCAAGGCCTATGGCCGCCTGAGCGTCATGGTCCAGTACTACTGCCAGGTGATCCCGGTGCTGGAAGTGGGCCCTGGCGCCTTCAAGCCGGCCCCCAAGGTGGATTCGGCCGTGGTGCGACTGGTGCCCCACCAGAACCCGACCATAGTCGCGAAGGATCTGCGCTGCCTGAGCCGCGTCTGTACCGAGGGCTTCGGTCAGCGCCGCAAGACCATTCGCAACAGCTTCTCCAACTTCATCACCGACGCTCAGCTGACCGAGCTTGGCATCGATGGCAGCCTGCGCCCGGAGAATCTCTCCCTCGCGCAGTTTGTCATGATCGCCAACTGGCTGGCCGACCAGCAGCAGGCCTGATCCCATGCCATCGTCCCGGATAGTGATCCGTCCGCACCCCAGCTATGTGGCCGGTACCCAGGATCCCTACCATTTTCTCTATCTCATCGAGATAGAGAATCTGGGGCCGGGTACGGTGCAGCTGCTGCATCGGCGCTGGCTCATCACCGACGCCAATGGCAAGATGCTGGAAGTGGAAGGTCCCGGGGTCGTGGGCGAGCAGCCCTTCATCGCCCCCGGTGAGACCTTCAGCTATCAGAGTGGCGTTCCCCTCGCCACTCCGCTCGGCGTGATGGAGGGTAGCTATACCCTGCAAGACGAGTCGGGGCAGCAGTTCGAGGCCCCCATCTCCCCCTTCACGCTGGCCGTTCCCCACATAATTAACTGAGGTTTCATGGCGAACTGTTTCGTCGGTGATGTCCAGGGCTGTTACGACGATCTGCGCCGTCTGCTGGATCTTGCCGAATTCGACTCCGACAAGGACATGCTCTGGCTGTGCGGCGATCTGGTCGCCCGTGGCCCGGACTCTCTCAACACCCTGCGTTTCGTCAAGTCGCTGGGGCAGCGTGCCGTCACCGTGCTAGGCAACCATGACCTGCACCTGCTGGCGGTCGCCAACGGGGTCGCACCGCTCAAGAAGAAAGACAAGCTGCAGGCCCTGATGGAGGCCCCGGATCGGGACGATCTGCTGGAGTGGCTGCGCCAGCGCCCCCTGCTGGCGGAACACCCGGAGCTGCCCATCATGATGGTGCACGCCGGCCTCTCCCCCGCCTGGGACGCCCGCACCGCCCGCAACTGTGCCCGCGAGGTGGAGAGCCTGCTGCGCGGCGATCAATACCAGTGGCTGCTGCACAACATGTATGGCGATCAACCGGACAGCTGGCAGGATGATCTGGTGGGGGTAGAGCGTTACCGCTACATCATCAACAGCTTCACCCGCATGCGCTTCTGCTATTTCGACGGCCGGCTCGAGTTCAAGTGCAAGAAGGGCCCCACGGAGTCCACTCCGGGCCTGCGCCCCTGGTTCGAGCAGCGCGAGCACCATGTGGATGACCCCATACTGGTGTTCGGCCACTGGGCGGCACTGATGGGCGCGACCGGCAAGGCCGACATCAAGGCGCTGGATACCGGCTGCGTGTGGGGCAATAGCCTCACCCTGTGGCGCTACGAGGACGATGCCCTGATAGCGACCCCCTGCCCGACCCATGCCAGCTGAGCGGCGGTATCGATAATGCGACGGGCCCGGCATATTGCCGGGCCCGTTTTTTATGTGGTGCCTGTCAGATCAC encodes the following:
- the djlA gene encoding co-chaperone DjlA, producing the protein MRIWGKVLGAFFGFLLGNIFGALLGLWLGHRFDRGMGIQGAFRRAPSQQQQAVFFHATFAVMGHIAKASGQVTEHEIRVASNLMDRMRLSGEQRVRAQESFRQGKESGFPLRETLAEFRRASLGQRDILRFFLEVQLQAAFADGRVEADERAILQTIADELGFSRIELGRILAMAEAQMNFFHRQQQGGGQQQYRQEAPSADRLKDSYQLLGVSESDSDQDIKRAYRKEMSKHHPDKLAAKGLPPEMMEMAKEKTQEIQQAWEWIREARGIR
- the surA gene encoding peptidylprolyl isomerase SurA; its protein translation is MKKTLISLLTAGLFGVMSQGALAAPELVDKVLAVVNKDVVLASQQEALVQKVKASAQESGQSLPDDATLRKQALDRLIQESLQLQLADRQGLKISDTQLEQAIQSIAADNKMNLDQLRAQLAREGISYAQYREEVRREILMNEVRRSQVRRRINISEQEVKQVVEALHKQGQQQTEFHVGHIQVSLPDNPNAEQLNAAKSKIERILAALKEGADFRKLAIAESNGPKALEGGDWGWMSPQEMPTLMAEAVQGASKGDIVGPLRSGAGLHIIKIFDTKGQQQVMISEVRARHILIKPSIILSEEKAKSTLDGILHDIKSGKASFASMAEKYSEDPGSAVQGGELGWSDPNVYVPEFRDMVNRLQPGELSEPFRTSHGWHIVQLEERRSQDATGKAQEQRAYQLIFNRRFTEESQAWLDELRDEAYIQIEPN
- a CDS encoding symmetrical bis(5'-nucleosyl)-tetraphosphatase, translating into MANCFVGDVQGCYDDLRRLLDLAEFDSDKDMLWLCGDLVARGPDSLNTLRFVKSLGQRAVTVLGNHDLHLLAVANGVAPLKKKDKLQALMEAPDRDDLLEWLRQRPLLAEHPELPIMMVHAGLSPAWDARTARNCAREVESLLRGDQYQWLLHNMYGDQPDSWQDDLVGVERYRYIINSFTRMRFCYFDGRLEFKCKKGPTESTPGLRPWFEQREHHVDDPILVFGHWAALMGATGKADIKALDTGCVWGNSLTLWRYEDDALIATPCPTHAS
- the murU gene encoding N-acetylmuramate alpha-1-phosphate uridylyltransferase MurU is translated as MKAMILAAGRGERMRPLTDVLPKPLLAVGGKPLIVHHIEKLKAAGVTELVINHAWLGHKLLEALGDGSQFGVSIQWSAEASALETAGGIVQALALLGAEPFLVINGDTWLDLDYRTLVNQPLGEDLAHLWLVPNPTQHPQGDFSLQAGRVLDTPALTFSGVGLYRPAAFAGLATGARKLAPLLRDWMAQGRVGGALLAGEWRDIGTVDRLRELDEQLQVQGRTH
- a CDS encoding aminoglycoside phosphotransferase family protein, with translation MHDRNSLLLQWARRISGDANLQLTLISGDASFRRYFRGGGLVWVDANPKTEKNHEFVRNAAALHAMELLAPEVRAVDYEQGLLAVTDLGDTQLIGCLDAHSVQAWYGKAIALLPRLCAVELALEPFDTAFMAREDAIFPEWLLGQHLQLALNGDEQQLLDDTFACLTANNLAQPQGVMHRDFHSRNLMVCGEPTPADSTLAIIDFQDMVIGPLSYDLVSLLKDCYVRWPDAVIEQGMRQGYDVLSQARLLGGLDYASFRRHADLTGMQRHLKAAGIFTRLYHRDGKSGYLKDIPRTLGYVVEVCELHGADYPVLARFGAWLRQIVLPGLAQVAEARAAGEQP
- the apaG gene encoding Co2+/Mg2+ efflux protein ApaG, with the translated sequence MPSSRIVIRPHPSYVAGTQDPYHFLYLIEIENLGPGTVQLLHRRWLITDANGKMLEVEGPGVVGEQPFIAPGETFSYQSGVPLATPLGVMEGSYTLQDESGQQFEAPISPFTLAVPHIIN
- the lptD gene encoding LPS assembly protein LptD; amino-acid sequence: MTKWTLGSSYPIALSISLVPALSPIMVQAAPLNAPPATGILNSLCYDYVPKIEKPKADQDANALPVEVDADRLEAKQGGTAVYEGDVKVRQGVRKFDSDYAQLDQKSRDVIAIGNIYYNDGQITVTSDKTLKSNLDTKDSELEEGKYQVHGSPVRGFADKVTMTNNNQNITLEGAQYTTCPPGQEAWTLKAGSIDIDQTEVFGEAYNATLWLYDYPVFYTPYINFPIKDERKTGLLYPYYKQSSDNGMEITQPFYWNIAPNYDATITPRFMDRRGLMNQVEFRYMPDPAHVGSLYFENLDNDKQYDETASLHDNLSDGHRYLINARHTSMFIDNALRVSVDYTKVRDNDYNYFNDFDPSVGTQVDNQLQQSLTAGYFQQNWNLKTEVRTYQILLAGAQQPHSMLPRIDHNYYQQGNWYDLAWNTELTKFGYDNDESTIGEVYTGTRLYTAPTLTVPLINAAGYYLDSQYKLMYTHYNQEVPDASKLTAYYRDRGLTELDEQVTRVLPSVRLKGGLTFDRQQDWFGESASQTLEPEFQYLYVPYKDQDNIGIYDSTTMRQDYYSLFSDRRYAGLDRISDSNRLSLGLTTRIYDPAGDERIRLAVAQAFDFVAPKVTLYPSDEASINTRSPLSFEGDAKINEQWFAHAGAQYDMEQNRISSANSALEYRRDKLISQLSHRFIRDANYDLDSKGQEITDLNQIGMLLTTPLNAQWRLYGGYYYELDQGVKVDRKVGLKYDSCCWSINFNMEWVNDPDNVSYKPSSERSLGIQFEMKGLGSVGTGSKGTSLDTEALPYIRPFNLRDQ
- the pdxA gene encoding 4-hydroxythreonine-4-phosphate dehydrogenase PdxA, whose protein sequence is MSCRRLAITPGEPAGIGPDLVLQIAQRDWPHQLVVIADPALLLARAALLGLPIVLEPYDASAPAHPQRAGTLTLCPVELGAPVVPGELDEDNGAYVLATLQRACDGNLSGEFAAVVTGPVHKGIINQAGVSFSGHTEFFAQQSGTADVVMLLATEGLRVALATTHIPLAYVAGAITEDRLGKVIRILDADLRTKFGIQQPRIYVCGLNPHAGEGGHLGREEIEVIEPALAGLRQEGIDLVGPLPADTLFQDKYLKDADAVLAMYHDQGLPVLKYKGFGSSVNITLGLPFIRTSVDHGTALDLAGKGLADSGSLITAINHAIQMVEKKSYEQ
- the rsmA gene encoding 16S rRNA (adenine(1518)-N(6)/adenine(1519)-N(6))-dimethyltransferase RsmA — protein: MSSKVQSNKVHMGHTARKRFGQNFLHDRYVIDQIVAAINPQPGQNLVEIGPGLAALTEPVASQMDKMTVVELDRDLAARLREHPTLKDKLTVIEADAMRFDFGTLMGEGKGPLRIFGNLPYNISTPLIFHLCEFADRVADMHFMLQKEVVLRMCAGPGSKAYGRLSVMVQYYCQVIPVLEVGPGAFKPAPKVDSAVVRLVPHQNPTIVAKDLRCLSRVCTEGFGQRRKTIRNSFSNFITDAQLTELGIDGSLRPENLSLAQFVMIANWLADQQQA